A region of Candidatus Cloacimonadota bacterium DNA encodes the following proteins:
- a CDS encoding ATP-binding protein, with the protein MAEYFHIHNGYERAVRDFIEKPPEADVSMDSPIPEKDFNSAGKGSAEVKNLLKRLGVNPEVLRRVAVAAYEAEINVAAHSQGGMMLSHVYPDLIHVIFEDDGPGIADIEQAMIPGYSTADEMVRELGFGAGLGLPNIKKNADALRIRSEENGKTLLEFLIFFNNDE; encoded by the coding sequence ATGGCGGAATACTTTCATATCCACAATGGATACGAGCGAGCCGTCAGGGATTTCATTGAAAAACCTCCAGAGGCAGATGTGTCCATGGATTCACCCATCCCGGAAAAGGATTTCAACAGCGCCGGCAAAGGTTCGGCAGAGGTGAAAAACCTGTTGAAACGCCTGGGTGTGAATCCGGAAGTGCTTCGCCGCGTGGCGGTTGCGGCTTACGAGGCAGAGATAAATGTGGCGGCACATTCCCAGGGTGGAATGATGTTGAGCCACGTCTATCCGGATTTGATTCACGTGATTTTTGAAGACGATGGTCCGGGTATCGCGGACATCGAACAAGCCATGATTCCAGGCTATTCCACCGCGGATGAAATGGTGCGTGAGCTTGGTTTTGGAGCTGGTTTGGGCTTGCCAAACATCAAAAAGAATGCTGATGCTCTGCGCATCCGTTCGGAGGAAAATGGAAAGACGCTTTTGGAGTTTCTAATCTTTTTTAATAATGATGAATAA
- a CDS encoding 4Fe-4S binding protein — protein sequence MNKEESQYYHALHILPDNCTGCTACVRVCPTEAIRVRDRKAWINPNRCVDCGKCIEVCQFHAIIPHSDPLDLIDNFKYKIAVLSSSYFGQFTEDVSYEVAKQAVYELGFDEVQEEAMVTEFMINMIRDYIRANRDMRPILSSNCPTVVRLVQLKYPSLLPNLFHLEAPMSILTSYLRERVMALKGIPEEDIGIFLIVPCPAHMTAVHQPEGAYKRLQDGAFSIGMIYGRVREYIKQLQNNPPQIDTYPRGLTWALSGVQAELVDCEDIRTLSVNGVENVMEILSRVEDHYLDQYDYIVLRSCTNGCVGGAFNVENPFVAMSRIKKMIKDGVNSRLDTMGLAKLYRDGEFDVVPLAPRSILELDKNIKKAIMKMKKLNEILTTLPGLNCCACGSPSCYALAEDIVQGKATIDDCVVLLKRHSKEEDQ from the coding sequence ATGAATAAAGAAGAAAGCCAATACTACCACGCTTTACATATTTTGCCGGACAACTGCACTGGCTGCACGGCTTGTGTGCGGGTTTGCCCCACAGAGGCAATCCGCGTTCGAGACCGTAAGGCGTGGATTAACCCAAACCGCTGTGTGGACTGCGGTAAATGTATTGAGGTGTGTCAATTTCACGCCATCATTCCGCACAGCGACCCGCTGGATTTAATCGATAATTTCAAATATAAGATTGCCGTGCTGTCTTCCTCCTATTTTGGCCAGTTTACGGAAGATGTTTCCTATGAGGTTGCAAAACAAGCTGTTTACGAGCTTGGCTTCGATGAGGTTCAGGAAGAGGCAATGGTGACGGAATTCATGATAAACATGATTCGGGATTATATCCGCGCGAATCGTGACATGCGTCCCATCCTGTCCAGCAATTGCCCAACCGTGGTGCGTTTGGTGCAGCTAAAATATCCTTCCCTGCTTCCGAACCTTTTTCATCTGGAAGCGCCGATGAGCATACTCACCAGCTATTTGAGGGAACGTGTGATGGCTCTGAAAGGCATACCGGAAGAGGATATCGGCATCTTTTTAATCGTGCCCTGCCCGGCTCACATGACCGCTGTGCATCAGCCTGAGGGAGCCTATAAACGCCTGCAGGATGGCGCTTTTTCCATCGGCATGATTTATGGCAGGGTGCGCGAGTATATCAAGCAATTGCAAAACAATCCGCCGCAGATAGATACGTATCCGAGAGGGCTCACCTGGGCGCTTTCCGGAGTTCAGGCAGAGCTGGTGGATTGTGAGGATATTCGCACCCTTTCCGTGAACGGCGTTGAAAACGTGATGGAGATTTTGTCCCGGGTGGAAGACCACTATCTGGATCAATATGATTATATAGTTTTGCGAAGCTGTACAAATGGTTGTGTGGGCGGCGCTTTCAACGTTGAAAACCCCTTCGTGGCGATGAGCCGCATCAAGAAAATGATTAAGGATGGGGTGAACAGCAGACTGGATACGATGGGGCTGGCAAAGCTGTATCGTGATGGGGAATTTGATGTTGTGCCCCTGGCGCCGCGTTCCATCCTGGAACTGGATAAAAACATCAAAAAAGCGATTATGAAAATGAAGAAGCTGAACGAGATTCTGACGACACTGCCAGGCTTGAACTGCTGTGCCTGCGGGTCTCCAAGCTGCTATGCCCTCGCCGAAGACATCGTTCAGGGCAAAGCCACAATTGATGACTGTGTGGTGCTGCTCAAGCGTCACAGCAAGGAAGAGGACCAATAA